In one Dreissena polymorpha isolate Duluth1 chromosome 7, UMN_Dpol_1.0, whole genome shotgun sequence genomic region, the following are encoded:
- the LOC127839726 gene encoding transient receptor potential cation channel subfamily V member 5-like: protein MADDRNGETVLHVVVKWSKKENNNKCIEKLVRLFVKRYPELIVQGRQQNSEYAGQTPLHMAICKGNTSLVRIMLKYATRDRNNVNFDWHIPATGTMFCGTVMMGELSLSTAALTYNTDGMTPLKLAAEMGLFQIFKVIMNIEGVYCKRFIHDGLFVTKEFDVTEFDIPSADQTRQRPDENLLKRKQMTPKAMQVSFKRQTSILYLLMELNPKLAFPFISFLPVKTIIQNKWASYSTVVWILMFFHLFYMCFFTWYVIERSQQLYNSKNQQTLKFDTDMIPVFKSDIPYDLFTTTYAIISAVFATVYIAQDLLRMVKGHMRWTSRSFKNAYSNGLFRVVIYVFCACLLIDLFAAIWSDAYENYCLIVGIIVGWFLTLFFLRTITMFSQFSLLIHQVLAGDIFRFSIILAILLISFSTAMYMSIQGSRAIDEEEYRDYGRLILSMFKVTVGLGGIPNVYATKHSLVGSIIFVAFIIMTAVLIMNALIATMDQTSAKILQHNDDAHLHERSVLLQRLSMILFIESILPTSWIHRAGELNIRSKEYIETTGCSKTSAYSLEITALSTLH, encoded by the exons ATGGCGGACGATAGAAATGGCGAAACAGTGCTTCATGTGGTCGTGAAGTGgagcaaaaaagaaaacaacaataagtGTATCGAGAAACTGGTACGATTATTTGTGAAGCGTTACCCGGAATTAATAGTTCAGGGTCGGCAACAAAACAGTGAGTATGCGGGGCAGACACCCCTACACATGGCTATCTGTAAAGGTAACACCTCTCTGGTAAGGATCATGCTGAAGTATGCAACGAGGGACCGAAACAACGTCAACTTTGATTGGCATATACCTGCTACAGGCACCATGTTCTGCGGTACTGTTATGATGGGAGAGTTGTCCCTTTCTACTGCGGCGCTCACGTATAACACAG ATGGCATGACACCTTTAAAATTAGCGGCTGAAATGGGACTCTTTCAGATATTTAAGGTCATTATGAACATTGAAGGG GTGTACTGTAAAAGATTCATCCATGATGGTTTGTTCGTAACCAAGGAGTTTGACGTAACAGAATTTGACATACCGTCGGCTGATCAAACCAGGCAACGACCAGATGAAAACctcttgaaaagaaaacaaatgacaCCCAAAGCCATGCAAGTCTCGTTCAAGAGGCAGACATCAATTTTGTATCTGTTGATGGAATTGAATCCGAAATTAGCATTTCCTTTCATTTCATTCCTGCCTGTGAAGACAATAATACAGAACAAATGGGCGTCGTATAGCACAGTCGTTTGGATACTTATGTTCTTTCACCTATTTTACATGTGCTTCTTTACCTGGTACGTTATCGAACGGTCTCAACAACTATATAATTCAAAAAACCAACAAACATTGAAATTTGACACCGATATGATACCAGTGTTTAAAAGTGATATTCCGTACGATTTATTCACAACAACATACGCCATTATAAGTGCAGTGTTTGCAACAGTTTACATCGCGCAGGATTTGCTTCGGATGGTAAAAGGACACATGCGCTGGACATCCCGGTCTTTTAAAAATGCCTACAGCAACGGATTGTTTCgcgttgttatttatgtattctGCGCATGTCTGCTCATTGACCTATTCGCCGCCATATGGAGTGACGCGTATGAAAACTATTGCCTCATCGTTGGAATTATCGTAGGGTGGTTTTTAACGCTGTTCTTTCTAAGGACGATAACTATGTTCAGTCAGTTCTCGCTTCTTATCCACCAAGTTCTCGCCGGTGATATATTTAGATTCTCAATCATTCTCGCGATTCTGCTCATAAGCTTTTCCACCGCAATGTACATGTCCATTCAAGGCTCGAGAGCGATCGATGAGGAAGAGTATAGAGACTACGGACGATTGATTTTGTCGATGTTCAAGGTGACCGTAGGCTTAGGTGGCATCCCGAACGTTTACGCCACTAAACATTCTCTTGTGGGCAGTATTATATTTGTGGCTTTTATTATTATGACCGCAGTTCTGATCATGAACGCTTTGATAGCAACAATGGACCAAACCTCCGCGAAGATTTTGCAGCATAACGACGATGCGCATTTGCACGAGCGAAGCGTGCTTCTGCAAAGACTGTCCATGATATTATTTATAGAAAGCATATTACCAACTTCATGGATTCATAGAGCAGGTGAACTGAATATACGTAGTAAAGAATATATAGAAACAACAGGTTGTTCAAAGACAAGCGCTTATTCTCTTGAAATTACGGCTTTATCAACACTTCATTAA